The following are from one region of the Gammaproteobacteria bacterium genome:
- a CDS encoding DUF86 domain-containing protein — translation MSEREWRFYLNNRIGFAEKVLVYTEGLDQAAFVASGLNYDATVRNLELIGEAATHIPDEIQKTFSAVPWRQVIATRNRLIHGYLGIDNDTLWSIIKDDVPVLIMQLRLIGNSLR, via the coding sequence ATGTCTGAACGCGAATGGCGGTTTTATCTCAATAATAGGATCGGTTTTGCGGAAAAGGTACTGGTTTATACGGAAGGATTGGATCAAGCAGCGTTTGTGGCTTCAGGTTTGAATTACGACGCCACCGTGCGAAACCTCGAACTTATCGGAGAAGCTGCAACGCATATACCGGATGAAATACAAAAAACCTTTAGCGCAGTACCTTGGCGGCAGGTAATTGCAACCCGCAACCGGCTTATTCACGGTTATCTCGGAATTGATAACGATACGCTATGGAGCATCATTAAAGACGATGTTCCTGTCTTGATAATGCAGTTACGCCTTATCGGCAACAGTTTAAGATAA
- a CDS encoding type IV pilus twitching motility protein PilT gives MNIVELLAFVVKNSASDLHLSAGMPPMIRVHGEIRRINLPEMDHKEVHAMVYDIMNDGQRKFYEEHLECDFSFAIPNLARFRVNAFNTQRGAAAVMRTIPSRVLSLEDLKAPKIFAEIAKQPRGVVLVTGPTGSGKSTTLAAMINDINENDYGHILTLEDPIEFVHESKKCLINQREVGRDTLSFSNALRSALREDPDIILVGELRDLETIRLAMTAAETGHLVFGTLHTSSAAKTIDRVIDVFPAEEKEMIRAMLSESLRAVISQALLRTKDGKGRVAAHEIMIGTPAIRNLIREGKVAQMYSAIQTGQNVGMQTLDQNLTDLVKRNVISMAEARTQAANKDNFRG, from the coding sequence ATGAATATAGTAGAGCTGCTTGCATTCGTGGTTAAGAATAGCGCCTCGGATTTGCACTTATCGGCCGGGATGCCGCCGATGATACGGGTGCACGGAGAAATCCGGCGTATCAACTTACCGGAGATGGACCATAAAGAAGTCCATGCAATGGTGTACGACATTATGAACGATGGTCAGCGGAAATTTTATGAAGAACATCTGGAATGTGATTTTTCCTTCGCCATTCCTAATCTCGCGCGTTTTCGTGTCAATGCCTTTAATACGCAACGCGGTGCTGCCGCAGTGATGCGGACGATTCCATCCAGAGTGTTGAGCCTGGAGGATCTCAAAGCCCCCAAGATTTTTGCCGAGATCGCCAAACAGCCGCGCGGTGTCGTTTTGGTGACGGGACCCACCGGTTCGGGTAAGTCGACCACGCTGGCGGCCATGATCAACGACATCAATGAAAATGATTATGGCCACATTCTAACCCTCGAAGATCCGATCGAGTTTGTGCATGAGAGCAAGAAGTGCCTGATCAATCAGCGTGAGGTCGGCAGGGACACGCTGAGTTTCTCAAATGCCTTGCGTTCGGCGTTGCGTGAAGATCCGGATATTATTCTGGTGGGCGAGTTGCGCGATCTGGAAACCATTCGGCTGGCGATGACGGCAGCAGAGACCGGGCATTTGGTTTTCGGTACGTTGCATACCAGCTCTGCCGCGAAGACGATCGATCGTGTCATCGACGTATTTCCAGCCGAAGAAAAGGAAATGATTCGCGCGATGTTGTCCGAATCGTTGCGTGCGGTAATTTCCCAGGCACTGTTGCGAACCAAGGATGGCAAGGGCCGCGTGGCGGCGCACGAAATCATGATCGGCACACCAGCGATCCGCAATCTGATTCGCGAAGGTAAAGTTGCGCAAATGTATTCGGCGATCCAGACAGGTCAGAATGTCGGTATGCAGACATTGGATCAGAATTTGACCGATTTGGTGAAGCGCAATGTGATTTCGATGGCTGAGGCCAGGACGCAAGCGGCGAATAAAGATAATTTCAGGGGCTAA
- a CDS encoding HDOD domain-containing protein, whose translation MEVYLGRLPILDSKQNLVAFELLFRSDQQNVVSITDNSAASANVIIDTYGQLGIENVIGKRRGFIKVDAKLLLNDAICMLPKKHVVLEILRSVEINDEIIQRCTFLKQKGYQLALSDVTHLDVRFDRIMPLINVVKINITALSQPDLISLIRKLKRWPLLLLAEKVENQETARRCIALNFHMLQGFYFAKPEIISGKRMDPSKLSLLKLLLLVVKDSEVSEIENELKYQPGLSYNLLRMVNSAANGLPSTINSIKRAIMIIGQKQLQRWVQILLYAAKQRDGGTSDALMMTATIRGKLLESIAIADRPHDKNHQDRAFMVGVLSLLDTLLGIEMSELVGTLSIQKDMSEALLTRRGSLGYQLALIEAYEKGESEIVSSMLSELGFLSMGEFTRLELEATAWANRISEAVNQHA comes from the coding sequence ATGGAAGTTTATCTCGGCCGATTACCGATCCTTGATAGTAAACAAAATTTGGTTGCATTTGAGCTTCTGTTTCGCTCCGACCAGCAAAACGTGGTGTCGATAACCGACAATTCCGCAGCTTCAGCGAATGTCATTATCGATACCTACGGGCAGTTAGGCATAGAAAATGTCATTGGCAAACGGCGCGGTTTTATTAAGGTCGATGCAAAGCTACTGCTTAACGATGCTATTTGCATGCTACCTAAAAAGCACGTCGTCCTGGAAATTTTAAGAAGCGTGGAAATCAACGATGAAATCATTCAACGCTGCACTTTCCTGAAACAAAAGGGCTACCAATTAGCGCTTTCCGATGTTACTCACCTGGACGTACGCTTTGATCGCATTATGCCGCTCATCAATGTCGTCAAGATCAATATTACTGCATTAAGCCAGCCGGATTTGATCAGCCTGATCAGGAAATTAAAGCGCTGGCCGTTGCTGCTGCTGGCCGAGAAAGTTGAGAACCAGGAAACCGCCAGAAGATGTATTGCGTTGAATTTTCATATGCTGCAGGGATTCTACTTTGCAAAACCGGAGATTATTTCCGGAAAACGGATGGATCCGTCCAAGTTATCATTGCTGAAGCTGTTGCTGCTGGTTGTGAAAGATAGTGAAGTGAGCGAGATTGAGAATGAGCTCAAATACCAGCCCGGTTTGAGTTATAACCTGTTGCGCATGGTGAATTCGGCTGCCAACGGTTTACCAAGCACGATCAACTCGATAAAACGGGCCATCATGATCATCGGGCAGAAACAGTTGCAACGCTGGGTGCAGATTTTGCTCTATGCTGCCAAACAAAGAGACGGTGGTACATCCGATGCATTGATGATGACCGCGACCATCCGGGGAAAATTGCTCGAATCGATCGCGATAGCCGATCGCCCGCATGATAAGAATCATCAGGATCGCGCATTCATGGTCGGTGTTTTGTCGTTGCTGGATACGTTATTAGGGATAGAAATGTCCGAACTTGTCGGCACGCTCAGCATACAAAAAGACATGAGTGAAGCCCTGCTGACAAGGCGTGGTTCTCTAGGGTATCAACTTGCATTGATCGAAGCGTATGAAAAAGGTGAATCCGAAATTGTTTCGTCGATGCTGTCGGAGCTGGGGTTTCTCAGCATGGGAGAATTCACTCGATTGGAACTGGAAGCCACAGCCTGGGCGAACCGGATCAGCGAGGCCGTCAATCAACACGCGTAA
- a CDS encoding nucleotidyltransferase family protein: MNRQQVLDTLRTLKPDLIERFGVTRLVLFGSTARDEARENSDIDIVIAFDGPATSKKYFGVQFLLEDQLGRPVDLVIEKALRPELKTFIEREAIDV, translated from the coding sequence ATGAACCGCCAGCAAGTTCTCGACACCTTACGCACACTCAAGCCTGATTTGATCGAACGTTTCGGCGTAACACGCTTGGTGCTGTTCGGCTCTACTGCGCGCGATGAAGCGAGAGAGAATAGCGATATCGATATTGTGATCGCTTTTGACGGACCGGCGACATCCAAGAAATATTTTGGCGTGCAATTTTTGCTGGAAGATCAATTAGGACGTCCGGTCGATTTGGTCATTGAGAAAGCATTGCGTCCTGAATTAAAGACCTTTATTGAGAGAGAAGCGATTGATGTCTGA
- the recX gene encoding recombination regulator RecX, with protein MDTRSPLEIRALRYLAQREHSRRELEQKLTAHKDSGETEELAEVLDKLERQGFLSEQRMVEQVARMRRSRFGSQRIIHELKAKGVDDHLIDGIRPALKETELEAAFNIWRKKFDHPPATREERGKQMRFMMNRGFSMETIQRVLSQANEENA; from the coding sequence ATGGATACGCGCTCCCCGTTGGAAATCCGCGCACTGCGCTACCTGGCGCAACGCGAGCACTCACGCCGGGAATTGGAGCAAAAACTTACCGCTCACAAAGATTCCGGTGAGACGGAAGAATTGGCCGAAGTGCTGGACAAATTGGAGCGGCAGGGTTTTCTTTCCGAGCAGCGCATGGTGGAGCAAGTGGCTCGGATGCGCCGTTCCCGTTTCGGCAGCCAGCGTATCATTCATGAATTAAAAGCCAAGGGAGTCGACGATCATCTCATTGACGGTATCCGCCCGGCACTCAAGGAAACCGAGCTGGAAGCAGCATTCAATATCTGGCGCAAGAAATTCGATCATCCTCCCGCCACACGGGAAGAGCGGGGTAAACAAATGCGATTTATGATGAATAGGGGATTTTCCATGGAAACGATACAACGGGTTTTATCACAAGCTAACGAGGAAAACGCATGA
- the adk gene encoding adenylate kinase translates to MRVILLGGPGAGKGTQASYIKEHFGVPQISTGDMLRSAVKAGTELGIMAKKIMDSGGLVSDDIIINLVKERITEPDCANGFLFDGFPRTIPQADAMKAASVPIDFVVEIDVADAEIVKRMSGRRVHPASGRTYHVDFNPPKTHGRDDVTGEPLIQRDDDKEETVRKRLQVYHEQTEPLVDYYSKWSAKGGNGAPRYIKIAGIGTVEEIRDLIFAALK, encoded by the coding sequence ATTCGCGTCATTTTGTTAGGAGGTCCTGGTGCCGGGAAAGGCACTCAGGCCAGTTATATTAAGGAACATTTCGGTGTTCCGCAAATTTCAACGGGCGATATGTTGCGCAGCGCTGTAAAAGCGGGGACTGAACTGGGCATTATGGCAAAAAAAATAATGGATAGCGGCGGATTGGTTTCCGACGATATCATTATCAATTTAGTCAAGGAACGTATCACCGAGCCTGATTGCGCCAACGGTTTCCTGTTCGATGGTTTTCCACGCACGATTCCGCAAGCCGATGCAATGAAAGCAGCCAGTGTACCGATTGATTTCGTGGTTGAAATCGATGTTGCGGATGCCGAAATTGTGAAGCGCATGTCGGGCCGCAGAGTCCATCCCGCATCGGGCCGCACTTATCACGTGGATTTTAATCCGCCCAAAACGCATGGCCGGGATGATGTAACCGGTGAGCCGCTTATTCAACGCGATGACGATAAGGAAGAAACCGTTCGCAAGCGTTTGCAGGTCTACCATGAGCAAACTGAACCGCTGGTTGATTATTATTCAAAATGGTCGGCGAAAGGCGGTAACGGTGCGCCGCGCTATATCAAAATAGCCGGCATCGGCACGGTTGAAGAAATACGTGATCTGATTTTTGCGGCATTGAAATAA
- the recA gene encoding recombinase RecA, with the protein MDENRSKALDAALAQIEKQFGKGSIMRLGANDVAYDIQVVSTGSLGLDIALGVGGLPRGRIIEVYGPESSGKTTLTLQVIAEMQKLGGTAAFIDAEHALDPQYAQKIGVNVKELLISQPDNGEQALEIADMLVRSGSVDIIVVDSVAALTPRAEIEGDMGDPQMGLQARLMSQALRKLTANIKRSNTMVIFINQIRMKIGVMFGNPETTTGGNALKFYASVRLDIRRTGSIKKGEETIGNETRVKVVKNKVAPPFKQADFDILYGEGISRESEIIELGVLHKLIDKSGAWYAYQGEKIGQGKDNVRDYLKEHKEMAQEIEQKIRAIVGIADYAKPVKEKSEKES; encoded by the coding sequence ATGGACGAAAACAGAAGTAAAGCGCTTGATGCCGCGCTAGCCCAAATCGAAAAGCAATTCGGCAAAGGCTCCATCATGCGGCTGGGTGCTAACGATGTCGCTTATGACATTCAAGTCGTTTCTACCGGCTCGTTGGGACTCGATATCGCATTGGGTGTCGGAGGGTTGCCGCGTGGACGGATCATAGAAGTTTATGGCCCTGAATCGTCCGGCAAAACGACGCTAACCCTGCAAGTTATCGCCGAAATGCAAAAATTGGGAGGAACCGCGGCTTTCATCGATGCGGAACACGCACTGGATCCGCAGTACGCGCAAAAGATCGGCGTCAATGTTAAAGAACTGCTGATATCGCAGCCGGATAACGGCGAACAAGCGTTGGAAATCGCCGATATGCTGGTGCGCTCCGGCTCGGTCGACATCATCGTGGTGGATTCCGTCGCCGCGCTCACACCGCGAGCGGAAATCGAGGGCGACATGGGCGATCCGCAAATGGGATTGCAAGCACGGCTGATGTCGCAAGCATTGCGCAAACTGACCGCGAACATCAAACGCAGCAACACCATGGTGATTTTCATCAATCAGATCCGCATGAAAATCGGTGTCATGTTCGGTAACCCGGAAACGACCACCGGCGGCAATGCGCTGAAATTTTATGCCTCCGTGCGCCTGGATATCCGCCGCACCGGATCGATCAAAAAAGGCGAAGAAACCATCGGTAACGAAACGCGCGTAAAAGTCGTAAAAAATAAAGTCGCGCCTCCGTTCAAACAAGCAGACTTCGATATCCTCTACGGCGAAGGTATTTCGCGTGAAAGCGAAATCATCGAGCTGGGCGTATTGCACAAACTGATCGACAAATCCGGCGCCTGGTATGCTTATCAAGGTGAGAAGATCGGTCAGGGTAAAGACAATGTGCGCGATTACCTGAAAGAACACAAAGAGATGGCGCAGGAAATCGAACAGAAAATCAGAGCCATCGTCGGCATTGCCGATTACGCCAAACCGGTCAAAGAAAAATCCGAGAAAGAGTCATAA
- the alaS gene encoding alanine--tRNA ligase: MKSSEIRQKFLEFFESHGHTVVASSPLVPGNDPTLLFTNAGMVQFKDVFLGQDKRPYVRAASSQRCVRAGGKHNDLENVGYTARHHTFFEMLGNFSFGDYFKRNAILFAWDFLTGTLNIPREKLWVTVYAEDDEAANIWLNEVGVEPSRVVRISTMDNFWQMGDTGPCGPCSEIFYDHGPDVAGGPPGSADADGDRYIEIWNLVFMQYNRDSAGTLHPLPKPSVDTGMGLERISAVMQHVHSNYDIDLFQSLIKAAARVTNTKSLTDNSLKVIADHIRACSFLITDGVIPGSEGRGYVLRRIIRRAIRHGYKLGQKQPFFHQLVEDLSQAMGRAYPELTAAKTRVAAVLLQEEERFAETLENGMQILEAALSQNSKTLDGETAFRLYDTFGFPIDLTADIARERNITVDHAGFEQAMARQREQARAANKFAMQEGLDYKGGQTTFYGYDRLQHEGQVLAIYKQGSAVDFVEAGDEAVVVLDQTPFYAESGGQVGDCGELLAANGTFEVTDTQKIQAGVFGHKGLLRSGRLVVRDTVQARVNPQTRVSTANNHSATHLLHAALRKVLGTHVTQKGSLVDPNRLRFDFSHNVPMTADEIRETERLVNEQIRNNWVVEAASMKYDDAIKHGAMALFGEKYTDVVRVIGMGEFSTELCGGTHVPQVGQIGLFKIVAESGVAAGIRRVEAVTGKGAIDYVQQREAQLLEIAHTLKANPQEVTQKIAQIIDNVRQTEKELARLKTKMASSQGADLASQAQDVNGIKVLAANLENADAKTLRETLDQLKDTLKSCAIVLSTVADGKVTLIAGVSADLTGKIKAGELVNFVAQQVGGKGGGRPDMAQAGGTQPEHLPAALKSLTGWISNKTNQ; the protein is encoded by the coding sequence ATGAAAAGCAGCGAAATTAGACAGAAGTTTCTTGAATTCTTCGAATCCCACGGTCATACCGTCGTCGCATCCAGCCCGTTAGTGCCGGGCAACGATCCGACGCTATTATTCACCAATGCCGGCATGGTGCAATTCAAAGACGTGTTCCTCGGGCAGGACAAGCGACCGTATGTACGCGCCGCCAGCTCGCAACGTTGCGTGCGCGCCGGGGGTAAGCACAACGATCTGGAAAACGTCGGCTACACCGCGCGGCATCACACATTCTTCGAGATGCTCGGCAACTTCAGCTTCGGCGATTATTTCAAGCGCAACGCCATTTTGTTTGCCTGGGATTTTCTGACCGGCACGCTTAATATTCCGCGCGAAAAATTATGGGTGACGGTTTACGCGGAAGACGACGAAGCCGCCAATATCTGGCTCAATGAAGTCGGTGTCGAGCCATCCCGCGTGGTGCGAATTTCCACCATGGATAATTTCTGGCAAATGGGCGATACCGGACCTTGCGGCCCTTGTTCGGAAATATTCTACGACCACGGCCCGGATGTTGCAGGCGGTCCACCCGGTTCCGCCGATGCCGACGGCGACCGCTACATCGAAATCTGGAATCTGGTGTTCATGCAATACAACCGCGACAGCGCCGGTACGCTGCATCCGCTGCCGAAACCGTCGGTCGATACCGGCATGGGGTTGGAACGCATTTCCGCCGTGATGCAACATGTGCACAGCAATTACGACATCGACCTGTTTCAAAGCCTGATCAAAGCGGCTGCACGGGTGACTAACACTAAGAGTCTCACGGACAACTCGCTCAAAGTCATCGCCGATCACATCCGTGCCTGTTCGTTCCTGATTACCGACGGCGTCATCCCTGGCAGCGAAGGGCGCGGTTACGTGCTACGCCGCATCATCCGCCGCGCGATCCGGCATGGTTACAAACTGGGACAGAAACAACCCTTTTTCCATCAGTTGGTGGAAGACTTGAGTCAAGCGATGGGACGAGCGTATCCGGAACTGACTGCCGCCAAAACGCGTGTAGCCGCCGTGCTGTTGCAAGAAGAAGAACGCTTCGCCGAAACACTGGAAAACGGCATGCAAATTCTGGAAGCCGCGCTCAGCCAAAATAGTAAAACACTGGATGGCGAAACCGCGTTCCGCCTCTATGACACCTTCGGTTTCCCGATCGACTTAACCGCCGATATCGCCCGCGAACGCAATATCACGGTCGATCATGCCGGTTTTGAACAAGCCATGGCGCGTCAGCGCGAACAAGCGCGCGCCGCCAACAAATTCGCGATGCAGGAAGGCCTCGACTACAAAGGCGGTCAAACCACGTTCTACGGTTACGACAGGTTGCAGCACGAAGGTCAGGTATTGGCCATTTACAAGCAAGGCAGCGCGGTGGATTTTGTCGAAGCCGGTGACGAAGCCGTAGTGGTGCTCGATCAAACGCCGTTTTATGCCGAATCCGGCGGTCAAGTCGGCGATTGCGGCGAATTGCTCGCCGCCAATGGCACTTTTGAAGTCACCGACACGCAAAAAATTCAAGCCGGGGTGTTCGGCCACAAAGGCCTGCTGCGCAGCGGCCGTCTGGTAGTCCGGGATACCGTGCAAGCCCGGGTCAATCCGCAAACTCGCGTCAGCACCGCCAACAACCACTCCGCAACCCATTTGCTGCACGCGGCGTTGCGCAAAGTGCTCGGCACGCATGTCACGCAGAAAGGTTCGCTGGTCGATCCCAACCGGCTGCGTTTCGACTTCTCGCACAACGTACCGATGACAGCCGATGAGATCCGCGAAACCGAGCGTCTGGTCAACGAACAAATCCGTAACAACTGGGTGGTCGAAGCGGCCTCGATGAAATACGATGACGCGATCAAACACGGCGCGATGGCGTTGTTCGGCGAAAAATACACGGATGTGGTGCGCGTCATCGGCATGGGCGAATTCTCCACCGAGTTATGCGGCGGCACGCACGTGCCGCAGGTTGGACAAATCGGTCTATTTAAAATCGTCGCCGAATCCGGTGTTGCCGCCGGTATCCGCCGCGTCGAAGCGGTGACGGGAAAAGGCGCGATCGATTACGTGCAGCAACGCGAAGCGCAGTTGCTCGAAATCGCGCACACGCTCAAAGCCAACCCGCAGGAAGTCACGCAAAAAATCGCGCAGATCATCGACAACGTGCGGCAAACCGAAAAAGAACTGGCGCGCCTGAAAACCAAAATGGCCAGCTCGCAAGGCGCCGACCTGGCCTCGCAAGCGCAGGACGTTAACGGCATCAAAGTTTTGGCTGCCAACCTGGAAAATGCCGACGCAAAAACCCTGCGCGAAACGCTCGATCAACTCAAAGACACACTCAAATCCTGCGCGATTGTGCTCAGCACAGTAGCAGATGGCAAAGTCACGCTAATCGCCGGTGTCAGCGCCGACCTCACCGGAAAAATCAAAGCCGGAGAACTGGTCAACTTCGTCGCCCAGCAAGTCGGCGGCAAAGGCGGCGGACGGCCGGACATGGCGCAAGCGGGGGGTACGCAACCGGAGCACTTGCCTGCGGCTTTAAAAAGCCTAACGGGTTGGATAAGCAATAAAACGAATCAGTGA
- a CDS encoding PilT/PilU family type 4a pilus ATPase — protein MDKEQAAKFMSDLLRLMLSKKASDLFITAGFPPAIKVDGKMTPVSQQSLSAQHTEILARAVMNEKQTAEFEASKECNFAINPAGIGRFRVNAFVQQQRAGMVLRTITTKIPEFDDLGLPQVLKEVVMSKRGLVIFVGGTGSGKSTSMAALIGHRNKNSYGHIITIEDPVEYVHEHINCVITQREVGVDTESWEAALKNTLRQAPDVILIGEIRDRETMEHAIAFAETGHLCMGTLHANSANQALDRIINFFPEERRPQLLMDLSLNLRAVVAQRLIPLKDGKGRAAAIEVMLNSPLIADLIFKGHAHEIKDIMKKSRELGMQTFDMALFELYEAGKISYEDALRNADSVNELRLKIKLESNEARTQDLDSGIAHLEIT, from the coding sequence ATGGATAAAGAACAAGCTGCAAAATTTATGTCCGATTTGCTGCGCTTAATGCTCAGTAAGAAAGCATCCGATTTGTTTATCACCGCCGGTTTTCCGCCTGCAATCAAAGTGGATGGGAAAATGACGCCGGTATCTCAACAGTCTCTAAGCGCGCAACATACCGAAATACTTGCCCGGGCGGTCATGAACGAGAAGCAAACGGCGGAATTCGAGGCTTCCAAGGAATGTAATTTTGCCATCAACCCCGCCGGTATCGGGCGCTTTCGCGTCAATGCCTTTGTTCAGCAGCAGCGCGCGGGTATGGTTCTGCGTACCATTACCACCAAAATTCCTGAGTTTGACGATTTGGGGTTGCCGCAAGTATTGAAAGAAGTCGTGATGAGCAAACGCGGGCTGGTGATTTTCGTCGGCGGCACCGGCTCGGGCAAATCGACCTCGATGGCGGCACTGATCGGCCATCGCAATAAAAACAGCTACGGTCACATCATCACCATCGAAGACCCGGTGGAGTACGTGCACGAACATATCAACTGTGTCATCACGCAACGCGAAGTCGGTGTCGATACCGAATCGTGGGAAGCGGCGTTGAAAAACACCTTGCGGCAAGCACCCGATGTCATTCTGATCGGCGAGATTCGCGACCGCGAAACCATGGAACACGCGATTGCCTTCGCCGAAACCGGTCATTTGTGTATGGGCACATTGCACGCCAACAGCGCCAATCAGGCGCTCGACCGCATCATCAACTTCTTCCCCGAAGAACGCCGCCCGCAACTATTGATGGATCTGTCGCTCAATCTCCGCGCTGTCGTCGCGCAGCGCTTAATTCCACTGAAAGACGGTAAAGGGCGTGCCGCCGCTATCGAAGTTATGCTCAACTCACCGCTGATCGCCGACTTGATCTTTAAAGGCCATGCCCATGAAATCAAAGATATCATGAAAAAATCCCGCGAACTGGGCATGCAAACGTTCGACATGGCGCTGTTTGAACTGTACGAAGCCGGTAAAATCAGCTACGAAGACGCGCTACGCAACGCCGACTCGGTGAACGAACTGCGGCTGAAAATCAAACTGGAAAGTAACGAAGCCAGAACGCAGGATCTCGATTCTGGCATTGCACATTTGGAAATTACGTAA